Proteins found in one Triticum aestivum cultivar Chinese Spring chromosome 4D, IWGSC CS RefSeq v2.1, whole genome shotgun sequence genomic segment:
- the LOC123098757 gene encoding GDSL esterase/lipase LTL1 has translation MRGENLLVSANFASTGVGILNDTGVQLVNIIRIAQQLQNFQDYQQRLAAYVGEDAARERVSQSLVLITLGGNDFVNNYYLVPFSARSQQFEIHDYVHFIISEYKKVLAGDMDEGKEASSAGLNNSGRYWIGLCRNHGKGT, from the exons ATGCGCGGCGAGAACCTGCTCGTCAGCGCCAACTTCGCGTCCACCGGCGTCGGCATCCTCAACGACACAGGCGTGCAACTC GTGAACATCATCAGGATCGCCCAGCAGCTGCAGAACTTCCAGGACTACCAGCAGAGGCTAGCGGCGTACGTCGGCGAGGACGCGGCGAGGGAGCGCGTGAGCCAGTCGCTGGTGCTCATCACGCTTGGCGGCAACGACTTCGTCAACAACTACTACCTGGTGCCCTTCTCCGCTAGGTCCCAGCAGTTCGAGATCCACGACTACGTCCACTTCATCATCTCCGAGTACAAGAAAGTCCTCGCG GGTGATATGGATGAAGGAAAAGAGGCCAGCAGTGCTGGGCTAAACAATTCAGGGAGGTATTGGATTGGCCTCTGTAGAAACCATGGTAAAG GCACCTAA
- the LOC123100396 gene encoding KRR1 small subunit processome component homolog isoform X4, translating into MASEGGTNAAATAASATSEGKNRSRKGKPWDEDDPGSSNLLKAEKFEPASNEGALLETTSFSTTFAKDREESLLEAWPVVKGALKEHGVSCKLSVSEGSMTVSTTRKTRDPYIVVKARDLTRLLSRSVPVHQAIKILNDDMTCDIIKIGDLVRNRKRFSERRDRLLGPNMSTLKALENLTGCYILVQGNTVAAMGSLDGRGLKQLRKIAEDCMNNIKGPLDHIQELKKEREPAKTPALANESWGRILPKENIKLKKPYTPFPSPQQPSKTDLELENGKYSLSDKKKSTKKLQEKPDKQSKKVDGNKRKREAASIPPKESIAGSSESAMATSGDSKVADMVAMPSKKKAKKE; encoded by the exons ATGGCGTCGGAGGGCGGAACCAatgcggcagcgacggcggcgtcggcgacgtCGGAGGGGAAGAATCGGAGTCGGAAGGGGAAGCCTTGGGACGAGGATGACCCCGGCAGCAGCAACCTCTTGAAGGCGGAGAAGTTCGAGCCCGCCTCGAACGAGGGCGCCCTGCTCGAAaccacctccttctccaccaccttCGCCAAAGACAGAG AGGAGTCTCTGCTGGAGGCGTGGCCGGTCGTCAAGGGCGCGCTGAAGGAGCATGGGGTCTCGTGCAAGCTCAGTGTG AGTGAGGGATCCATGACTGTCTCGACCACCAGGAAGACCAGGGACCCCTACATTGTTGTCAAGGCCAGGGACCTGACCAGACTCCTGTCGCGGAGTGTCCCTGTACATCAG GCGATTAAAATACTCAACGATGATATGACCTGCGATATTATTAAGATTGGTGACCTCGTACGGAATAGG AAAAGGTTTTCTGAACGGAGAGACCGTCTGTTAGGACCTAATATGTCTACCCTTAAG GCCCTAGAGAATTTGACTGGCTGCTACATCTTAGTTCAG GGAAATACTGTTGCTGCCATGGGTTCCCTTGACGGAAGGGGACTAAAACAACTCAGAAAGATCGCAGAGGATTGTATGAATAACATAAAGGGTCCACTGGATCACATTCAG GAACTCAAAAAAGAACGTGAGCCAGCTAAAACACCTGCCCTGGCTAATGAAAGCTGGGGCAGGATTCTACCAAA GGAGAATATCAAACTGAAGAAGCCATACACACCCTTTCCATCTCCGCAGCAGCCTAGCAAG ACTGATCTTGAACTTGAGAATGGCAAGTATTCTCTGAGTGACAAAAAGAAGTCGACAAAGAAACTTCAAGAGAAGCCCGACAAGCAATCAAAGAAAGTGGATGGAAACAAAAGAAAGAGAGAAGCTGCATCTATTCCCCCAAAG GAGAGCATTGCAGGTTCATCTGAATCTGCCATGGCCACCAGTGGCGATAGCAAGGTTGCTGATATGGTGGCCATGCCCTCAAAG AAGAAGGCAAAGAAGGAATAA
- the LOC123100396 gene encoding KRR1 small subunit processome component homolog isoform X2 — MASEGGTNAAATAASATSEGKNRSRKGKPWDEDDPGSSNLLKAEKFEPASNEGALLETTSFSTTFAKDREESLLEAWPVVKGALKEHGVSCKLSVSEGSMTVSTTRKTRDPYIVVKARDLTRLLSRSVPVHQAIKILNDDMTCDIIKIGDLVRNRKRFSERRDRLLGPNMSTLKALENLTGCYILVQGNTVAAMGSLDGRGLKQLRKIAEDCMNNIKGPLDHIQFLLTNQELKKEREPAKTPALANESWGRILPKENIKLKKPYTPFPSPQQPSKTDLELENGKYSLSDKKKSTKKLQEKPDKQSKKVDGNKRKREAASIPPKESIAGSSESAMATSGDSKVADMVAMPSKKKAKKE, encoded by the exons ATGGCGTCGGAGGGCGGAACCAatgcggcagcgacggcggcgtcggcgacgtCGGAGGGGAAGAATCGGAGTCGGAAGGGGAAGCCTTGGGACGAGGATGACCCCGGCAGCAGCAACCTCTTGAAGGCGGAGAAGTTCGAGCCCGCCTCGAACGAGGGCGCCCTGCTCGAAaccacctccttctccaccaccttCGCCAAAGACAGAG AGGAGTCTCTGCTGGAGGCGTGGCCGGTCGTCAAGGGCGCGCTGAAGGAGCATGGGGTCTCGTGCAAGCTCAGTGTG AGTGAGGGATCCATGACTGTCTCGACCACCAGGAAGACCAGGGACCCCTACATTGTTGTCAAGGCCAGGGACCTGACCAGACTCCTGTCGCGGAGTGTCCCTGTACATCAG GCGATTAAAATACTCAACGATGATATGACCTGCGATATTATTAAGATTGGTGACCTCGTACGGAATAGG AAAAGGTTTTCTGAACGGAGAGACCGTCTGTTAGGACCTAATATGTCTACCCTTAAG GCCCTAGAGAATTTGACTGGCTGCTACATCTTAGTTCAG GGAAATACTGTTGCTGCCATGGGTTCCCTTGACGGAAGGGGACTAAAACAACTCAGAAAGATCGCAGAGGATTGTATGAATAACATAAAGGGTCCACTGGATCACATTCAG TTTTTGTTAACTAATCAGGAACTCAAAAAAGAACGTGAGCCAGCTAAAACACCTGCCCTGGCTAATGAAAGCTGGGGCAGGATTCTACCAAA GGAGAATATCAAACTGAAGAAGCCATACACACCCTTTCCATCTCCGCAGCAGCCTAGCAAG ACTGATCTTGAACTTGAGAATGGCAAGTATTCTCTGAGTGACAAAAAGAAGTCGACAAAGAAACTTCAAGAGAAGCCCGACAAGCAATCAAAGAAAGTGGATGGAAACAAAAGAAAGAGAGAAGCTGCATCTATTCCCCCAAAG GAGAGCATTGCAGGTTCATCTGAATCTGCCATGGCCACCAGTGGCGATAGCAAGGTTGCTGATATGGTGGCCATGCCCTCAAAG AAGAAGGCAAAGAAGGAATAA
- the LOC123100396 gene encoding KRR1 small subunit processome component homolog isoform X1 — MASEGGTNAAATAASATSEGKNRSRKGKPWDEDDPGSSNLLKAEKFEPASNEGALLETTSFSTTFAKDREESLLEAWPVVKGALKEHGVSCKLSVSEGSMTVSTTRKTRDPYIVVKARDLTRLLSRSVPVHQAIKILNDDMTCDIIKIGDLVRNRKRFSERRDRLLGPNMSTLKALENLTGCYILVQGNTVAAMGSLDGRGLKQLRKIAEDCMNNIKGPLDHIQFLLTNQELKKEREPAKTPALANESWGRILPKYEKENIKLKKPYTPFPSPQQPSKTDLELENGKYSLSDKKKSTKKLQEKPDKQSKKVDGNKRKREAASIPPKESIAGSSESAMATSGDSKVADMVAMPSKKKAKKE; from the exons ATGGCGTCGGAGGGCGGAACCAatgcggcagcgacggcggcgtcggcgacgtCGGAGGGGAAGAATCGGAGTCGGAAGGGGAAGCCTTGGGACGAGGATGACCCCGGCAGCAGCAACCTCTTGAAGGCGGAGAAGTTCGAGCCCGCCTCGAACGAGGGCGCCCTGCTCGAAaccacctccttctccaccaccttCGCCAAAGACAGAG AGGAGTCTCTGCTGGAGGCGTGGCCGGTCGTCAAGGGCGCGCTGAAGGAGCATGGGGTCTCGTGCAAGCTCAGTGTG AGTGAGGGATCCATGACTGTCTCGACCACCAGGAAGACCAGGGACCCCTACATTGTTGTCAAGGCCAGGGACCTGACCAGACTCCTGTCGCGGAGTGTCCCTGTACATCAG GCGATTAAAATACTCAACGATGATATGACCTGCGATATTATTAAGATTGGTGACCTCGTACGGAATAGG AAAAGGTTTTCTGAACGGAGAGACCGTCTGTTAGGACCTAATATGTCTACCCTTAAG GCCCTAGAGAATTTGACTGGCTGCTACATCTTAGTTCAG GGAAATACTGTTGCTGCCATGGGTTCCCTTGACGGAAGGGGACTAAAACAACTCAGAAAGATCGCAGAGGATTGTATGAATAACATAAAGGGTCCACTGGATCACATTCAG TTTTTGTTAACTAATCAGGAACTCAAAAAAGAACGTGAGCCAGCTAAAACACCTGCCCTGGCTAATGAAAGCTGGGGCAGGATTCTACCAAAGTATGAGAA GGAGAATATCAAACTGAAGAAGCCATACACACCCTTTCCATCTCCGCAGCAGCCTAGCAAG ACTGATCTTGAACTTGAGAATGGCAAGTATTCTCTGAGTGACAAAAAGAAGTCGACAAAGAAACTTCAAGAGAAGCCCGACAAGCAATCAAAGAAAGTGGATGGAAACAAAAGAAAGAGAGAAGCTGCATCTATTCCCCCAAAG GAGAGCATTGCAGGTTCATCTGAATCTGCCATGGCCACCAGTGGCGATAGCAAGGTTGCTGATATGGTGGCCATGCCCTCAAAG AAGAAGGCAAAGAAGGAATAA
- the LOC123100396 gene encoding KRR1 small subunit processome component homolog isoform X3, protein MASEGGTNAAATAASATSEGKNRSRKGKPWDEDDPGSSNLLKAEKFEPASNEGALLETTSFSTTFAKDREESLLEAWPVVKGALKEHGVSCKLSVSEGSMTVSTTRKTRDPYIVVKARDLTRLLSRSVPVHQAIKILNDDMTCDIIKIGDLVRNRKRFSERRDRLLGPNMSTLKALENLTGCYILVQGNTVAAMGSLDGRGLKQLRKIAEDCMNNIKGPLDHIQELKKEREPAKTPALANESWGRILPKYEKENIKLKKPYTPFPSPQQPSKTDLELENGKYSLSDKKKSTKKLQEKPDKQSKKVDGNKRKREAASIPPKESIAGSSESAMATSGDSKVADMVAMPSKKKAKKE, encoded by the exons ATGGCGTCGGAGGGCGGAACCAatgcggcagcgacggcggcgtcggcgacgtCGGAGGGGAAGAATCGGAGTCGGAAGGGGAAGCCTTGGGACGAGGATGACCCCGGCAGCAGCAACCTCTTGAAGGCGGAGAAGTTCGAGCCCGCCTCGAACGAGGGCGCCCTGCTCGAAaccacctccttctccaccaccttCGCCAAAGACAGAG AGGAGTCTCTGCTGGAGGCGTGGCCGGTCGTCAAGGGCGCGCTGAAGGAGCATGGGGTCTCGTGCAAGCTCAGTGTG AGTGAGGGATCCATGACTGTCTCGACCACCAGGAAGACCAGGGACCCCTACATTGTTGTCAAGGCCAGGGACCTGACCAGACTCCTGTCGCGGAGTGTCCCTGTACATCAG GCGATTAAAATACTCAACGATGATATGACCTGCGATATTATTAAGATTGGTGACCTCGTACGGAATAGG AAAAGGTTTTCTGAACGGAGAGACCGTCTGTTAGGACCTAATATGTCTACCCTTAAG GCCCTAGAGAATTTGACTGGCTGCTACATCTTAGTTCAG GGAAATACTGTTGCTGCCATGGGTTCCCTTGACGGAAGGGGACTAAAACAACTCAGAAAGATCGCAGAGGATTGTATGAATAACATAAAGGGTCCACTGGATCACATTCAG GAACTCAAAAAAGAACGTGAGCCAGCTAAAACACCTGCCCTGGCTAATGAAAGCTGGGGCAGGATTCTACCAAAGTATGAGAA GGAGAATATCAAACTGAAGAAGCCATACACACCCTTTCCATCTCCGCAGCAGCCTAGCAAG ACTGATCTTGAACTTGAGAATGGCAAGTATTCTCTGAGTGACAAAAAGAAGTCGACAAAGAAACTTCAAGAGAAGCCCGACAAGCAATCAAAGAAAGTGGATGGAAACAAAAGAAAGAGAGAAGCTGCATCTATTCCCCCAAAG GAGAGCATTGCAGGTTCATCTGAATCTGCCATGGCCACCAGTGGCGATAGCAAGGTTGCTGATATGGTGGCCATGCCCTCAAAG AAGAAGGCAAAGAAGGAATAA